The following DNA comes from Occultella kanbiaonis.
GTCCTCCTCAGCGCCGACCAGCGAACGTCAGCCAGAACAGTGTTCGACACGTGGTGGGATGACGCCGTCGGGGTCGACCAACGAGCCATCAAGGACGCCGAGGCAGCGGCACGGCTTCTACCCAAGCCCGTGCGGGAGCGCACGCGGGGTCGAGCCAGTAAGACTGGCAGCGTTCTGGCGAACACTCTTATGGCCGAGGCCCGTGATCGCGGGTTGTGGGTGAAGGCGGTGGACCACAGCGAGCCGTGGAAGCGGGGTTTCTGGTTCTCAAACTCGTCAAGAGGCCAACCACGGTTCCGCGTCGGAGACCTCGTTCTGATGTACGCCAAGGATCTACGTGCCTGCAACGCCATCGTCGAGGTCCTTGAAGAGAGCCGAAACGACCCGCCGTACATGGAGCGCTCGGGCGCGTCCAGCTACGAAGCGCACCGATGGCCGTGGGTGAGCAATGTCAAACCGCGTCTCAACATCCCCGAAGCAGAGGCGATACCACTGGCTGAACTTGGTGCGACTCCCAAAGCGCTTCAGAACGGGTACAAGCGCCTTGACCTCGCACAGTTCACTGCCGCTCTCCGGTACATCATTGATCTCGAGCCGCGCGAACCCTCTGCATCTGGAAGGTCGAATGGTTAGCTCCGCCCCTACGTTTACATACCCAACCGTCGAATGGGTCAAGGCGCCGATCACGCTCGAATCCGGCCGACCGTCCGGCCAACGGATCCGCATGCGGCATCTGCATGACTGCGACCACTGGTACCACGACGAGGCCGGAGATCTGATCGGCGGTGCGCCGCGACGGGCCACAGATGCGGAGATGCTCGATCTCGTCCCGTGTGCCGACTGTCAGCGCCGCGCAGAACAGCGAGGCGATCCTGCCGACGGGGTCCGCGGCCTCGTCCCTGCGCGACGCTACTGGTGGGCAAGTCAAGGCGAGAACCACGCGATAGCCCTCGAAGAGCAGACACTCTGGACGTACGCGGATCCCAATCGACGTCGGCCGCTGCTGAGCGAGATGCAGGTCGGCGACGTGGTGCTGCACTACGGCGACAGGCTCCTGCGCACGATCAGCACGGTCACGACAGATCCAAGGCCGGCACCTCGCCCTGTCGGATACCCGCGACGGCCTGGCCAGGGTGACGACGGGTGGCTCGTCGAGGTGAACGTCGACGACACCACACTGCACTTATCGTTCCGCGAGATCCAAGAACTCATCTCACCCGGACCTCCTGGACCACTAGACAAGAACGGCACACCGCGGCGGAACTTCATCGCACGCCTGACCGAAGATGAGGCCACGCGGCTCATCGATGCCGCGGAGGCCCAATTGCCCTCACCACCCGACGCCGGCTTGATTGGCGGTCTCCTGCGCAACTGGGGTCTCGACGGGACCGACTCCGAGGCCATCACACAGATCCGCCGAGAGCAGGGGCACCTCCGGGCAAGCCTGCTCCGCGCTCGCGCCACGGCGCCATGTGACGTCTGCGGTCGGGAACTGCCAGCCACTTTCCTCGTCGCAGCCCACATCGTGCCGCGTCGCGACCTCACCCACGAAGAGCGGCTCGATTTCGCGTCCGCAGCGATGCTCGCATGCGCTCTCGGATGCGACTCCCTCTTCGAGTGCGGCTACATCGTCATCGACGACGACGGGCGCATCGCGCGAGGGCGACCAGCGGCGGCCGAAGCACTGCTCTACGAGATCAACGCCCTCATCGGAAGGACATGTCTCGCGTTCAATGGCGTGCGGGCACCAAGTTTTGCTCGGCACCGCGGATCTCACCTCGAAGGGGTCTAGCTGAACAAACCCACGACGTGGCGACCCTGGTCAACCAATCATGGTAGACCGATACCACTCATCGCCCGACATCGCGTCCTTGTTCGCGGGTGCGCGCCCGTACGCGGCAGCAACGTGGCGACCATCTATCGGAACTCGGTGGAGACAGGCTCGAGAAGGAAGAGAGTCGTGTCCGGTTCGAACGCTCCGACTCGAGCGACAATATGGAGATTGTCCCCGACGCCTATGTCATCTGGGATGTCCTGCCCCACCAGGTGCAAGTCGTAAGTCGTATTGACGTCACGGAATTGGAAATTGGGCCCTCCCGACGACTGAGTCTCGCTATAGTCGCCATATGCAACTAGAATGTCATAGCGCGTGTCGTAGTCTCCATGAGCGTTCATGGCGCAGATGCTGCCATCGAACTCAATGAGGCTGCCGCCGTAGTTCTGTGCGAACTCCTCAACTGCCGGCCCATCTGCCGACCCTGTCAAGAGCGCCGCGAGATCCTCGTTGTTCTCCGCAGTCAGCATCTCTTCATCAGGGGTCCCGCTCGGACTTGACGTCTCGGTCACCTCTTCCGAAGGCTGTTCACTCGTGATGCCCAGCCCCTCGGTCGGAGGCGCGGACGACTCAGGAGCATCTCCGCCTTGGCTCGCGCCGATGATGATGGCGATGACAGCGATCAGTGCGACGACCGCTCCGGCCGCTAGAACGGCCACCATCCGCCGCTGCATCTTGGGTTTGGCGCGGCGCAACGTGAGTTCCGCCTGAACCTTTCCCGGGCTTTGGGACACGAGTTCCCAGCCCTCCTTCTGCCACTTCGCGATCGTCCTGGCCTCCATGCCGCGGATCGAGCGAACGGTCTTCGCTTCGTACTTCACTTCGGCGTCAGCCATACAGACCTTCAACCCCAATCGGATTCATCAGCCGTGGACGTCGGCTAGCCGGCCGGCTTTGCCGCTCTCAAGCGCGTGCTGCGAGAACCCAACTACACCGTGGCCAATAACAGAGATCGGTACCGCAGCTTGCGGGCGTGCCATTCAGCGTGCCACGACGAGGGCGCGCAGGAGGGTCAATCGGCGCCCGGATGCTCAGCCGAAGAACACTCGCTCCATCACAACCCGCGCCTGCCGAGCCGTGCGCAGCCAGTCCTCCTCCAGGTCCCGGGCATGCCCGGCCTGGTAGCCGAGCAACCTCGACACCCCTCCGAGCTCGCCCCGCTCCGATGGCAGCACGTCCACCTTCTGGCCGCTCACCCGTCCGGTGCTGAGCACGATCGCGTTCCGCAACCGGGTGGCCAGCTCCCACGCAGCGGTGAGCTGTTCGGCGTCGGACTCCGAGATCAGGTGCGCGTCGCGGGCGGCGGCCAACGCACCCAGCGTCGACGTTGTCCGCAGGGCCTCGAACTCGCCCGCGTGGCACAACTGGAGGTATTGGGCCGTCCACTCCACGTCGCTCAGTCCGCCGCGGCCGAGCTTCAGGTGGTGTGTCGCCGGCACACCGCGGGGCAACCGCTCGGACTCCACCCGCGCCTTGATCCGGCGCAGCTCGCGGATCTCGGCAAGGTCGATCCCGGTGGCGGGGTAGCGCAGCGGGTCGATCAGGGCGGTGAACCGCTCCCCCAGGCCGACATCCCCCGCCACCGAACGCGCCCGCAGCAGGGCCTGACGCTCCCAGCCCTGCGCCCACCGCTGGTAGTACTCGGCGTAGGAGTCGATGGTCCGCACCACCGGGCCCTGCCGGCCCTCGGGGCGCAGTTGGGAGTCCACCGAAAGCACGGGCTCGGGGCCGGTCTTGCCGAGCAGGGACGCGATCGTGGTGGCGACCAGGACCGCCCAGTCCTGGGCGGCCTTCGCGTCAGCACTCTCGTGCGGGTCGTGCACGAACAGCACGTCCGCATCGGAGGCGTAGCCGATCTCGGCGCCGCCGAGGCGGCCCATGGCGACCACGAGGAACACCGACGGGTCGGCGCCCAGGCCCAGTTCCGCCGTCGCGGTCTGGGTGGCGATCCGCACGGCGCCGGCCAGTGCCATGTCCGCGGCCGGGGTGACCACCTGCGCGCACGTGGTCACCGGCACGTCGGCGAGCACGTCGCCGATGGCGCCGCGGGTGAGCTCGCGGCGGCGCAGGAACCTAACCGCCTGGGCGGCGTCAGTGGGGTCGTCGCGGCGCAGCAGCATGGCGTTCATCGCGGCCGCCAACGCCTCGGCAGTACGCGGGGTGAGTTCGCGGTCGTCGCCGAGCCAGGCGACGGCCTCGGGGGTGCGCAGCAGCGAGTCGGCCACGTACTTCGAGGAGGACAGCAGCGTGGCCAGGCGTTCGGCGGCGGCGCCGGAGTCGCGGAGCATCTTCAGGTACCAGTGGGTGCCGCCGAGCTCCTCGGAGAGCTTGCGGAACGCGAGCAGGCCGCCGTCGGGGTCGGGCCCCTCGCCGAACCAGCCGAGCATCACCGGCAGCAATTGGCGCTGGATGGCGGCGCGGCGGGAGATGCCCTCGGTGAGGATCTTGATGTGTCGCAGCGCCCCGGCCGGATCCCGGTAGCCGATGGCCTGCAGCCGGGCCTTCGCAGCCTCGGGGTCGAGGGAGACGTCGTCCGCGGAGAGCCGTGCTGTGGCGGGCAGCAGCGGGCGGTAGTACAGCTCCTCGTGCAGGCGGCGGACCCGCCGGCGGATCGCCTGCCAACGCGCCACCAGGTCCTTGGCGCCGGCCACCTCCCCCTCGGGTGAGCGGCCCATCGACCGGGCCAGGCGGCGCAGGTCATCGTCGGCCGTGGGCAGCAGGTGGGTGCGGCGCATCCGGTACAGCTGGACGCGGTGCTCGAGCACGCGCAGGAACCGGTAGCAGGCGCCCAGTTCGGCGGCGTGGTCGCGGCCGACATAGCCGCCCGCGGCCAGGGACTGCAGGGCGCGGAGGGTGTTCGCGGACCGGATCGAGGGGTCGGTGCGGCCGTGCACGAGCTGCAGCAACTGCACGGTGAACTCGACGTCGCGCAGGCCGCCGCGGCCGAGCTTGATCTGCCGGTCCGCCTCCGCGGGCGGCACGTTGTCCTCGACCCGGCGGCGCATCGCCTGGGAGTCCTCGACGAAGTTCTCCCGGCCGGCGGCCTCCCACACCATCGGGCGGGTCGCGGCCAGGTAGGCGGCGGACAGGTCCACGTCCCCGGCCACGTGCCGGGCCTTGAGCAGGGCCTGGAACTCCCAGGTCTTGGCCCACCGCTCGTAGTAGGACACGTGCGAGGCGAGGGTGCGCACCAGCGGGCCGTTCTTGCCCTCCGGGCGCAGCGCGGCGTCCACCTCCCACAGGGCGGGCTCGCGGGCGGGCATCGAGCACATCCGGGCCAGGGTGGCAGCGAGCTTCGTGCCGACCCGCAGGGCGACGGCCTCGTCGGCACCGTCGACCGGTTCGGCCACGTAGATGACGTCGACGTCGGAGATGTAGTTGAGCTCCCGGCCGCCGGTCTTGCCCATGCCGAGGACGGCGAGGCGTACGTCCTTGCCGTGGTCGGACAGTTCCGCCCGGGCCAGGGCCAGGGCCGCCTCGAGCGCGGCGGCGGCGAGGTTGGCCAGGGCGGCGCCGACCTCGGGCAGGAACGCCTCGGGGTCGGTGGCGGTGAGGTCCTCGGTGGCGATCGTCAGGAGCGCGCGGCGGTAGGCGCGGCGCATCTCGTCGAGGGCGCCGTCGCTGGCCCGCACGGACGCGACCGGCATCGCCGCGTCGGGGTCGGCGCCGACCGATTCCAACAGTTGGGTGCGCACGTTCGCCGGGTCTGCGGCCACGCCGTTGCGGGGGCGCAGTACGTACTCGACGTCGCCGGGGTGGGCGACCAGCCAGTCCCCCGTCGCCACCGACGCCCCGAGGACCGCGATCAGGTTGCCCCGGGCGCCGGCTGGGTCGGCGAGCACCTCGGTCAGGCGCTCGGCCCGGTCGGGGTCGGCCTCACCGAGCCGGGCCAGCGCGAGGAGCGCGAGGTCGGGGTCGGCGGCGCGGGCGACGTCGGCGATCAGCGCCGTCGACGCCGCGCCCAACCCGCCGTCACGACTTCCGCCGTCGAGCTCGGCGGCCTCGCACGCGGCGAGCACCCCGGCCAGGAAACCCGACTCCCACAGGTCCGCCGCGCGGGAGGCATCGGCGAAGCCGGTGCGCGCCAACCGGGCCCGCAGCGAAGGTGCGCGGCTCACGCGGCCGCCACCTGCGCCGTCGGGCATTGGCTTGCCGAACCAGCCATGCTCAGATCAGGCCGACGCGGGCCAGCTCGTAGGGGGTGACCTGCGCCCGGTAGTCGGTCCACTCCTGCCGCTTGTTCGCGAGGAAGAAGTTGAACACGTTCTCCCCGAGCGTGTCCGCGACCAGCTCGGAGCGTTCCATGGTCTCCACGGCCGCCTCCAGGCTGCCCGGCAGCGGCTCGATGCCCAGGGCGCGACGCTCGCCGTCGGAGAGCTCCCAGACGACGTCCTCGGCCTCCTCGGGCAGCTCGTAGCCCTCCTCGATGCCCTTCAGCCCGGCCCGCAGCAGCACCGCGAGCGCGAGGTAGGGGTTCGCGGCGGAGTCCATGCCGCGGTACTCGATCCGCGCGGACTGGCCCTTGTTCGGCTTGTACATCGGCACCCGCAGCAGCGCGGACCGGTTGTTGTGACCCCAGGTCTTGTAGCTCGGGGCCTCCTGCCCGCCCCAGAGCCGCTTGTAGGAGTTCACGAACTGATTGGCGACGGCGGTGATCTCACCCGAGTGCACCAGCAGCCCGGCCATGAACTGGCGGGCCGTGGTGGACAGCCCGTACTTGGAGCCCGGCGCGTGGAAGACGTTGGTGTCCCCCTCGAACAGCGACAGGTGCGTGTGCATGCCCGAGCCGGGCTGGCCGGCCATCGGCTTCGGCATGAACGAGGCGACGAAGCCCTGCTCGATCGAGACCTCCTTGACCACCGAGCGGAACGTCATGATGTTGTCCGCGGTGGACAGGGCGTCGGCGTAGCGCAGGTCGATCTCGTTCTGCCCGGGGCCGGCCTCGTGGTGGGAGAACTCCACCGAGATGCCCATCGACTCCAGCAGGGTGATCGCGGCGCGGCGGAAGTCGTGACCCTGACCGCGGGCGACGTGGTCGAAGTAGCCGGCGTTGTCGATCGGGACCAGCGGGTCGGTCTCGTTCTCCTGCGGCTGGAACAGGTAGAACTCGATCTCCGGGTGGGTGTAGAAGGTGAACCCGGCGTCCGCGGCCTTCGCGAGGGCGCGCTTGAGCACGTTGCGCGGGTCCGCGGCGGCGGGCTCACCATCCGGGGTGAGGATGTCGCAGAACATCCGCGCGGTGCCGTGCTTGCCGCCGCGCCAGGGCAGCACCTGGAACGTGGACGGGTCCGGCTTCGCGACGAGGTCGGACTCGGAGACGCGGGCCAGGCCCTCGATCGATGAGCCGTCGAAGCCGATGCCCTCGCTGAACGCGCCCTCGAGTTCGGCCGGGGCGATGGCCACCGACTTCAGCACGCCGAGCACGTCGGTGAACCACAGCCGGATGAACCGGACGTCACGCTCCTCGATCGCGCGAAGGACGTACTCCTGCTGCCTGTCCATGCACTGCTCCCGTCATAGTTTCCGGTGCTCGCCGGTGCCGGGACCATCATGTCAGGTGAGTCGTAGGCTTCCGTGCCATGACGACGCTTCGCGTGGCACTCGCGCAGACGAATTCAACGGTGGGCGATCTGGACGGCAATGCCGCCACGGTGTTGCGGGTCGCGTCCGCCGCCGCAGCCGAGGGCGCGGACCTGATCGCGTTCGGGGAGATGATGCTGACCGGGTACCCGATCGAGGACCTCGCGGTGCGCGGCTCGTTCCAGCGGGCCGCCGCCGCGCGACTGGAGGCGCTGGCGGGTGACCTGGTCTCGGCGGGTGCGGGAGACGCCGTCGTGGTGGTCGGTGCGCTCGGGACCGCGGCGGACGGGCGACCCACGAACACCGCGGTGGTGCTGCACCAGGGGCGCATCGTGACGCGCTACACGAAGCACCACCTGCCCAATTACGGGGTGTTCGACGAGTTCCGGATCTTCGCCTCCGGGAACGACCCGGTGGTGGTGGACGTCGCGGGTAAGCGAGTCGGCCTGGCGATCTGCGAGGACATCTGGCAGGACGGCGGCACCGTGGAGCAGCTCACCGACGACTCCCTCGACCTGCTGCTGGTCATCAACGGCTCCCCCTACGAGCGGGGCAAGGCGCCCCTGCGGGTGCGCCTGGGTGCGCAGCGGGCCCGGGAGGTGGGCGCCCCGGTCGCGTACGTGAACCTGATCGGTGGTCAGGACGATCTGGTGTTCGACGGCGGATCTTTCGTTGTGGATGTCGACGGCGAGTTGCTCGCGTCGGGGCCGACGTTCGTCGAGCACCTGCTGGTGCTCGATATCGACGCGCCCGGGCAGACCGTGGTGCGCGATGCCGCGTTCACGCGGCGCTCCGACGACACCGAGCAGATGTACGACGCGGTGGTGCTCGGGCTGCGGGACTACGCCTTGAAGAACGGGTTCGGATCGGTGGTGCTGGGGCTGTCCGGCGGGATCGACTCGGCGCTGGTGGCGGCGATCGCGGCGGACGCCGTCGGGGCATCGAACGTCGTGGGGGTGTCGATGCCGTCGGTGTACTCCTCGTCGCACTCCCGCACCGACGCGGAGGACAGCGCGGAGCGGATCGGGCTGGACTATCGCGTGCAGGAGATCGCGCCGATGGTGGACGCGTTCCAGGGTGCGCTGGGGCTGTCCGGGACGGCGGAGGAGAACCTGCAGGCGCGGGTGCGCGGGGTGATCCTGATGGCGCTGTCCAACACCGAGGGGCACCTGGTGCTCGCGACGGGCAACAAGAGCGAGCTCGCGGTGGGCTACTCCACGATCTACGGGGACGCCGTCGGGGGGTATGCGCCGCTGAAGGACGTGTCCAAGACGCGGGTGTGGGAACTGTCGCGGTTCCGCAACGCCCGGGCGCTGGACCGCGGCGAGGTGGAGCCGATCCCGGAGAACTCGATCACGAAGCCACCGTCGGCCGAGCTGCGGCCCGGGCAGCGCGACGACCAGTCGCTGCCGGACTACGAGCTGCTGGACAACGTGCTCGACGCGTACGTGGAGAACGCGCTCGGCCGCGAGGACCTGCTCGCGTCCGGGTTCGACGAGGAGACGGTCGAGACGGTGGTCAGCCTCGTGGACCGCGCCGAGTGGAAGCGGCGCCAGTACCCGATCGGGCCGAAGGTGACCGCGATGGCGTTCGGGCGCGACCGTCGGCTGCCGATCACGAGCGCATTCCGGGAGTCCGACGCGGACTAGGCTGGTTGGCATGTCACAGGAGACCCCTGCCCCGGCCACGTCCGTTCTGCCCCCGGTGGGAGGGGACAAGCCCAGGCGGGTGCGCGTGCAACACGTGCAGGCCGCGAAGGACGCCGGTGAACGGCTGACGATGCTGACCGCCTACGACGCGCCGACCGCGCGGATCTTCGACGCCGCCGGGATCGACATGCTGCTCGTCGGCGACTCGATGGGCGACAACATGCTCGGGCACGCGAACACCATCCCGGTCACGATGGACGAGCTCATCCCGGCCGTGCGCGCCGTGACCCGGGCCACGAAGCGGACCATGGTGGTGGCGGACCTGCCGTTCGGGTCCTACGAGGCCAGCCCCGCGCAGGCGCACGCCTCCGCGGTGCGGATGCTCAAGGAGGGCGGCGCCCACGCCGTGAAGTTCGAGGGCGGCCTGCGGGTGGCGGAACACGTGCGGCTGCTCACCTCCGCCGGGATCCCCGTGATGGGCCACCTCGGCTTCACCCCCCAGTCGGAGAACGTCCTCGGCGGCAAGCGCGTGCAGGGCCGCGGCGAGGACGCCGCCGAGCGCCTCTGCGAGGACGCCCTGGCGTTGCAGGAGGCCGGAGCGTTCGCCGTGGTGCTGGAGATGGTGCCCGCGCCGGTCGCGGCCCGGGCCACCGAGATCCTCGCCATCCCGACGATCGGGATCGGCGCCGGGTCCTCCTGCGACGGGCAGGTGCTGGTGTGGCTGGACATGGCCGGCATGGGTGGCTGGGCGCCCAGGTTCGCGAAGCAGTTCGCGCAGATCGGGGCGGAGCTGGAGAAGGCCGCCTCGGAGTATGCGGCCGAGGTGCGGGGCGGGACG
Coding sequences within:
- a CDS encoding phospholipase D-like domain-containing protein; translation: MSAVGAARESVLLASPYLGGRVAGDLAVIAKSSAASWRLLTDLSPIAIAYGSLNTEGLLALLRSGVKVRSLRRLHAKVTLCDGGFGLIGSANLTSPGLGVASPSNFEIGVLLSADQRTSARTVFDTWWDDAVGVDQRAIKDAEAAARLLPKPVRERTRGRASKTGSVLANTLMAEARDRGLWVKAVDHSEPWKRGFWFSNSSRGQPRFRVGDLVLMYAKDLRACNAIVEVLEESRNDPPYMERSGASSYEAHRWPWVSNVKPRLNIPEAEAIPLAELGATPKALQNGYKRLDLAQFTAALRYIIDLEPREPSASGRSNG
- a CDS encoding DUF4839 domain-containing protein, translating into MADAEVKYEAKTVRSIRGMEARTIAKWQKEGWELVSQSPGKVQAELTLRRAKPKMQRRMVAVLAAGAVVALIAVIAIIIGASQGGDAPESSAPPTEGLGITSEQPSEEVTETSSPSGTPDEEMLTAENNEDLAALLTGSADGPAVEEFAQNYGGSLIEFDGSICAMNAHGDYDTRYDILVAYGDYSETQSSGGPNFQFRDVNTTYDLHLVGQDIPDDIGVGDNLHIVARVGAFEPDTTLFLLEPVSTEFR
- a CDS encoding bifunctional [glutamine synthetase] adenylyltransferase/[glutamine synthetase]-adenylyl-L-tyrosine phosphorylase, with the translated sequence MPDGAGGGRVSRAPSLRARLARTGFADASRAADLWESGFLAGVLAACEAAELDGGSRDGGLGAASTALIADVARAADPDLALLALARLGEADPDRAERLTEVLADPAGARGNLIAVLGASVATGDWLVAHPGDVEYVLRPRNGVAADPANVRTQLLESVGADPDAAMPVASVRASDGALDEMRRAYRRALLTIATEDLTATDPEAFLPEVGAALANLAAAALEAALALARAELSDHGKDVRLAVLGMGKTGGRELNYISDVDVIYVAEPVDGADEAVALRVGTKLAATLARMCSMPAREPALWEVDAALRPEGKNGPLVRTLASHVSYYERWAKTWEFQALLKARHVAGDVDLSAAYLAATRPMVWEAAGRENFVEDSQAMRRRVEDNVPPAEADRQIKLGRGGLRDVEFTVQLLQLVHGRTDPSIRSANTLRALQSLAAGGYVGRDHAAELGACYRFLRVLEHRVQLYRMRRTHLLPTADDDLRRLARSMGRSPEGEVAGAKDLVARWQAIRRRVRRLHEELYYRPLLPATARLSADDVSLDPEAAKARLQAIGYRDPAGALRHIKILTEGISRRAAIQRQLLPVMLGWFGEGPDPDGGLLAFRKLSEELGGTHWYLKMLRDSGAAAERLATLLSSSKYVADSLLRTPEAVAWLGDDRELTPRTAEALAAAMNAMLLRRDDPTDAAQAVRFLRRRELTRGAIGDVLADVPVTTCAQVVTPAADMALAGAVRIATQTATAELGLGADPSVFLVVAMGRLGGAEIGYASDADVLFVHDPHESADAKAAQDWAVLVATTIASLLGKTGPEPVLSVDSQLRPEGRQGPVVRTIDSYAEYYQRWAQGWERQALLRARSVAGDVGLGERFTALIDPLRYPATGIDLAEIRELRRIKARVESERLPRGVPATHHLKLGRGGLSDVEWTAQYLQLCHAGEFEALRTTSTLGALAAARDAHLISESDAEQLTAAWELATRLRNAIVLSTGRVSGQKVDVLPSERGELGGVSRLLGYQAGHARDLEEDWLRTARQARVVMERVFFG
- a CDS encoding glutamine synthetase family protein, which encodes MDRQQEYVLRAIEERDVRFIRLWFTDVLGVLKSVAIAPAELEGAFSEGIGFDGSSIEGLARVSESDLVAKPDPSTFQVLPWRGGKHGTARMFCDILTPDGEPAAADPRNVLKRALAKAADAGFTFYTHPEIEFYLFQPQENETDPLVPIDNAGYFDHVARGQGHDFRRAAITLLESMGISVEFSHHEAGPGQNEIDLRYADALSTADNIMTFRSVVKEVSIEQGFVASFMPKPMAGQPGSGMHTHLSLFEGDTNVFHAPGSKYGLSTTARQFMAGLLVHSGEITAVANQFVNSYKRLWGGQEAPSYKTWGHNNRSALLRVPMYKPNKGQSARIEYRGMDSAANPYLALAVLLRAGLKGIEEGYELPEEAEDVVWELSDGERRALGIEPLPGSLEAAVETMERSELVADTLGENVFNFFLANKRQEWTDYRAQVTPYELARVGLI
- a CDS encoding NAD+ synthase; the protein is MTTLRVALAQTNSTVGDLDGNAATVLRVASAAAAEGADLIAFGEMMLTGYPIEDLAVRGSFQRAAAARLEALAGDLVSAGAGDAVVVVGALGTAADGRPTNTAVVLHQGRIVTRYTKHHLPNYGVFDEFRIFASGNDPVVVDVAGKRVGLAICEDIWQDGGTVEQLTDDSLDLLLVINGSPYERGKAPLRVRLGAQRAREVGAPVAYVNLIGGQDDLVFDGGSFVVDVDGELLASGPTFVEHLLVLDIDAPGQTVVRDAAFTRRSDDTEQMYDAVVLGLRDYALKNGFGSVVLGLSGGIDSALVAAIAADAVGASNVVGVSMPSVYSSSHSRTDAEDSAERIGLDYRVQEIAPMVDAFQGALGLSGTAEENLQARVRGVILMALSNTEGHLVLATGNKSELAVGYSTIYGDAVGGYAPLKDVSKTRVWELSRFRNARALDRGEVEPIPENSITKPPSAELRPGQRDDQSLPDYELLDNVLDAYVENALGREDLLASGFDEETVETVVSLVDRAEWKRRQYPIGPKVTAMAFGRDRRLPITSAFRESDAD
- the panB gene encoding 3-methyl-2-oxobutanoate hydroxymethyltransferase; this encodes MSQETPAPATSVLPPVGGDKPRRVRVQHVQAAKDAGERLTMLTAYDAPTARIFDAAGIDMLLVGDSMGDNMLGHANTIPVTMDELIPAVRAVTRATKRTMVVADLPFGSYEASPAQAHASAVRMLKEGGAHAVKFEGGLRVAEHVRLLTSAGIPVMGHLGFTPQSENVLGGKRVQGRGEDAAERLCEDALALQEAGAFAVVLEMVPAPVAARATEILAIPTIGIGAGSSCDGQVLVWLDMAGMGGWAPRFAKQFAQIGAELEKAASEYAAEVRGGTFPGREHAYWE